From a region of the Mytilus galloprovincialis chromosome 3, xbMytGall1.hap1.1, whole genome shotgun sequence genome:
- the LOC143068447 gene encoding malignant fibrous histiocytoma-amplified sequence 1 homolog isoform X6, with translation MNRRKPSVQVDKPIPQKKSRKVTIVRELSPLMSHVGFQGGRHLHPDRLPTKQHDATVSLRIFDTKEETIENVQKYSDSLKRLLVSGIHLKTVPESLIDRLTHLEKLDLSNNQLGDGAIPDDMKKLEKLSDLALNNNKLTKVPPAIKRLKYLARLDLSTNGLDSLKGLEKNRRMQILVLDNNKVSNVFPDISHMQRLEVLKCKDNVVKEIECDVRNLRSLRDLDLSGNSIVVLPSDVFFLPKLEYLSASQNKISKVPVFNIKVNNKHEISDIDLSGNKITKFPGHLLRICKRTDLSSNKIKNLNINSLKNLERDPDKDLIIDDNPLVFPPADMQDLRSMMIYMHEERLKMKVYRGVKVVVLGSHQSGKTSLIQSLIDQQGVLSEDVHEAGAGIESYDMSIDYEPEGDEEQGKSLNLCIWDFCGHAFYRYPHYLFFEQPSIAILTFDMKAYSSEEFDDLIASWFDWMMAKTNKIVTILVGTHGDLLTKAQQNDVIEDVKKQLAEYKDTRARSINERIQAFRKPGMKLSKALSEHLVVLSKLQYSFDHLRVPNTIIMTSSKQFVGFDLLRQEIEKLARSDNFPNVMQEIKTFWVDAEDYIEEKGVTMVQPVMTFEEFRNEVDEKFGMRRMINAMTEYLHEKGKVLNFSQTPSLKEYVFVRPLWLFELLRQIYHHDISNVLSYEKTNSFKAVGMSTNRFERTKSELLSEGVIDRELLQGMIGDLVPTDMNDIFDDVIKILLEGFCIGYPVAKLKESSQGTAKYNHHVKQDDKGKMKIQKILIPWLRKIGEPEDMKEKWQRLSERKNIRILCKFPIYFPPGFFETLCIRIHQKKTRTDYPDKIKKMDSQEKVKMNFMAHWGGGIHARNDEHKVHIKIHYVPGGDNVGTDLLFELRADIIDIDKEDEAAPGTMWNLVYPLLFEFEETIKSYEGSILVERRVCCPLCNSPSFVGEWQQPKQLQTELQDNLQRKCEACKEMVETDYLIQPRGQKTVDIKYIKAKLKELEALKSLKYNIGNVT, from the exons ATGAATAGGCGAAAGCCTTCTGTACAAGTGGACAAGCCCATCCCACAAAAAAAGTCGCGGAAGGTTACAATCGTTAGGGAATTGTCACCTTTAATGTCACACGTCGGTTTCCAAGGAGGACGCCATTTACACCCTGATCGACTTCCTACAAAACAACATGACGCAACTGTATCACTTCGCATATTTGATACGAAAGAAGAAACGAtagaaaatgttcaaaaatattcAGACTCTCTTAAAAGATTACTCGTATCAGGAATTCATCTGAAAACAGTACCGGAGAGTTTGATAGATCGTCTTACTCATTTAGAGAAGTTAGATTTAAGCAATAACCAATTAGGAGATGGTGCTATTCCAGATGATatgaaaaaacttgaaaaactgtCTGATCTAGCCTTAAACAATAATAAGTTGACAAAGGTTCCACCTGCAATTAAACGACTCAAATACCTAGCCAGATTGGATTTAAGTACAAATGGGTTAGACAGTCTAAAAGGTCTTGAAAAGAATAGACGAATGCAAATACTAGTATTAGACAATAACAAAGTATCCAATGTCTTTCCAGATATCAGTCATATGCAAAGGTTAGAGGTTCTAAAATGTAAAGACAATGTGGTCAAAGAGATTGAGTGTGATGTTCGGAACCTCAGGTCGTTGCGAGACCTGGACCTTTCAGGGAATAGTATAGTAGTGCTTCCGTCTGATGTGTTTTTTCTACCCAAACTAGAATATTTAAGTGCTAGTCAAAATAAAATTTCCAAAGTGCCTGTGTTCAATATCAAAGTGAATAACAAACATGAGATCTCTGACATTGATTTGTCTGGtaacaaaatcacaaaatttcCAGGTCATCTTTTACGAATATGCAAAAGGACAGATCTTAgtagcaataaaataaaaaatctaaatatcaaCTCACTTAAAAATTTAGAACGGGACCCGGATAAAGATCTCATTATTGATGACAATCCTCTTGTTTTCCCGCCAGCAGATATGCAAGATCTACGCTCAATGATGATTTATATGCACGAAGAGAGATTGAAAATGAAAGTGTATCGGGGTGTAAAAGTAGTTGTTTTGGGTTCACACCAAAGCGGCAAGACAAGCCTAATTCAGTCTTTGATAGACCAGCAAGGCGTTTTGTCAGAAGATGTACACGAAGCAGGTGCAGGAATAGAATCGTATGATATGAGTATCGACTACGAACCGGAAGGAGACGAAGAACAAGGAAAATCGCTAAATTTATGTATATGGGACTTCTGTGGTCATGCCTTTTACAGATATCCACACTACCTCTTTTTTGAACAACCATCCATTGCAATTTTAACGTTTGATATGAAGGCGTATTCTTCGGAGGAATTCGACGATTTAATTGCTTCTTGGTTTGACTGGATGatggcaaaaacaaacaaaatagtaacAATTTTGGTTGGTACACATGGAGATTTGTTGACTAAAGCACAGCAAAACGACGTCATTgaagatgtaaaaaaacaattGGCAGAGTACAAGGACACGAGAGCTAGATCGATAAATGAAAGGATACAAGCTTTCAGAAAACCAGGAATGAAACTCTCAAAAGCTCTTTCTGAACATTTAGTCGTTCTTTCAAAATTGCAATATTCATTTGATCATTTAAGAGTCCCAAACACCATCATAATGACGAGTTCGAAGCAATTTGTCGGATTTGATTTATTGCGACAAGAAATAGAAAAGCTAGCAAGATCTGACAACTTTCCAAACGTCATGCAAGAGATAAAAACGTTCTGGGTAGATGCCGAGGATTACATCGAAGAAAAAGGTGTTACTATGGTACAACCAGTGATGACTTTTGAAGAGTTCCGAAATGAAGTTGATGAAAAATTCGGAATGCGAAGAATGATAAATGCTATGACAGAATATCTGCACGAAAAGGGAAAGGTTCTAAATTTCTCTCAAACACCTTCCTTGAAAGAATATGTATTTGTGAGACCGTTGTGGTTATTCGAATTACTTAGACAAATATATCATCACGATATATCAAATGTGTTATCATACGAGAAGACAAACTCTTTCAAAGCTGTTGGAATGAGCACTAACAGGTTTGAAAGAACAAAAAGTGAGTTGCTCTCTGAAGGAGTAATAGATCGTGAGTTACTCCAAGGAATGATTGGCGATTTAGTTCCAACAGATATGAATGATATATTTGATGACGTTATCAAAATTCTTCTTGAAGGATTTTGTATCGGATACCCAGTTGCCAAGCTTAAAGAAAGTTCTCAGGGCACAGCAAAATATAATCATCATGTTAAGCAAGATGACAAAGGGAAaatgaaaatacagaaaattcTCATTCCATGGCTACGCAAAATTGGTGAACCAGAAGATATGAAAGAGAAATGGCAAAGATTGTCAGAAAGAAAGAATATTCGTATTTTATGCAAATTTCCAATTTACTTTCCTCCAGGTTTTTTCGAAACATTATGCATTCGAATTCACCAAAAGAAAACAAGAACAGACTATCCggacaaaattaagaaaatggaTTCTCAGGAAAAAGTTAAGATGAATTTCATGGCGCATTGGGGAGGAGGGATACATGCAAGGAATGATGAACATAAAGTTCATATAAAGATTCATTACGTACCTGGTGGAGATAATGTTGGTACTGATTTATTGTTTGAATTACGAGCAGACATCATTGACATTGATAAGGAGGATGAAGCGGCACCTGGTACAATGTGGAACCTTGTTTATCCTTTATTGTTTGAGTTTGAAGAAACTATAAAGAGTTATGAAGGTA gtattttggtAGAAAGGAGAGTTTGTTGCCCTCTTTGTAATAGCCCATCCTTTGTTGGTG
- the LOC143068447 gene encoding malignant fibrous histiocytoma-amplified sequence 1 homolog isoform X5 gives MNRRKPSVQVDKPIPQKKSRKVTIVRELSPLMSHVGFQGGRHLHPDRLPTKQHDATVSLRIFDTKEETIENVQKYSDSLKRLLVSGIHLKTVPESLIDRLTHLEKLDLSNNQLGDGAIPDDMKKLEKLSDLALNNNKLTKVPPAIKRLKYLARLDLSTNGLDSLKGLEKNRRMQILVLDNNKVSNVFPDISHMQRLEVLKCKDNVVKEIECDVRNLRSLRDLDLSGNSIVVLPSDVFFLPKLEYLSASQNKISKVPVFNIKVNNKHEISDIDLSGNKITKFPGHLLRICKRTDLSSNKIKNLNINSLKNLERDPDKDLIIDDNPLVFPPADMQDLRSMMIYMHEERLKMKVYRGVKVVVLGSHQSGKTSLIQSLIDQQGVLSEDVHEAGAGIESYDMSIDYEPEGDEEQGKSLNLCIWDFCGHAFYRYPHYLFFEQPSIAILTFDMKAYSSEEFDDLIASWFDWMMAKTNKIVTILVGTHGDLLTKAQQNDVIEDVKKQLAEYKDTRARSINERIQAFRKPGMKLSKALSEHLVVLSKLQYSFDHLRVPNTIIMTSSKQFVGFDLLRQEIEKLARSDNFPNVMQEIKTFWVDAEDYIEEKGVTMVQPVMTFEEFRNEVDEKFGMRRMINAMTEYLHEKGKVLNFSQTPSLKEYVFVRPLWLFELLRQIYHHDISNVLSYEKTNSFKAVGMSTNRFERTKSELLSEGVIDRELLQGMIGDLVPTDMNDIFDDVIKILLEGFCIGYPVAKLKESSQGTAKYNHHVKQDDKGKMKIQKILIPWLRKIGEPEDMKEKWQRLSERKNIRILCKFPIYFPPGFFETLCIRIHQKKTRTDYPDKIKKMDSQEKVKMNFMAHWGGGIHARNDEHKVHIKIHYVPGGDNVGTDLLFELRADIIDIDKEDEAAPGTMWNLVYPLLFEFEETIKSYEGSILVERRVCCPLCNSPSFVGEWQQPKQLQTELQDNLQRKCEACKEMVETDYLIQPRGQKTAFGDLDLYSNKSWRAEQYLACDEIIDRLSDI, from the exons ATGAATAGGCGAAAGCCTTCTGTACAAGTGGACAAGCCCATCCCACAAAAAAAGTCGCGGAAGGTTACAATCGTTAGGGAATTGTCACCTTTAATGTCACACGTCGGTTTCCAAGGAGGACGCCATTTACACCCTGATCGACTTCCTACAAAACAACATGACGCAACTGTATCACTTCGCATATTTGATACGAAAGAAGAAACGAtagaaaatgttcaaaaatattcAGACTCTCTTAAAAGATTACTCGTATCAGGAATTCATCTGAAAACAGTACCGGAGAGTTTGATAGATCGTCTTACTCATTTAGAGAAGTTAGATTTAAGCAATAACCAATTAGGAGATGGTGCTATTCCAGATGATatgaaaaaacttgaaaaactgtCTGATCTAGCCTTAAACAATAATAAGTTGACAAAGGTTCCACCTGCAATTAAACGACTCAAATACCTAGCCAGATTGGATTTAAGTACAAATGGGTTAGACAGTCTAAAAGGTCTTGAAAAGAATAGACGAATGCAAATACTAGTATTAGACAATAACAAAGTATCCAATGTCTTTCCAGATATCAGTCATATGCAAAGGTTAGAGGTTCTAAAATGTAAAGACAATGTGGTCAAAGAGATTGAGTGTGATGTTCGGAACCTCAGGTCGTTGCGAGACCTGGACCTTTCAGGGAATAGTATAGTAGTGCTTCCGTCTGATGTGTTTTTTCTACCCAAACTAGAATATTTAAGTGCTAGTCAAAATAAAATTTCCAAAGTGCCTGTGTTCAATATCAAAGTGAATAACAAACATGAGATCTCTGACATTGATTTGTCTGGtaacaaaatcacaaaatttcCAGGTCATCTTTTACGAATATGCAAAAGGACAGATCTTAgtagcaataaaataaaaaatctaaatatcaaCTCACTTAAAAATTTAGAACGGGACCCGGATAAAGATCTCATTATTGATGACAATCCTCTTGTTTTCCCGCCAGCAGATATGCAAGATCTACGCTCAATGATGATTTATATGCACGAAGAGAGATTGAAAATGAAAGTGTATCGGGGTGTAAAAGTAGTTGTTTTGGGTTCACACCAAAGCGGCAAGACAAGCCTAATTCAGTCTTTGATAGACCAGCAAGGCGTTTTGTCAGAAGATGTACACGAAGCAGGTGCAGGAATAGAATCGTATGATATGAGTATCGACTACGAACCGGAAGGAGACGAAGAACAAGGAAAATCGCTAAATTTATGTATATGGGACTTCTGTGGTCATGCCTTTTACAGATATCCACACTACCTCTTTTTTGAACAACCATCCATTGCAATTTTAACGTTTGATATGAAGGCGTATTCTTCGGAGGAATTCGACGATTTAATTGCTTCTTGGTTTGACTGGATGatggcaaaaacaaacaaaatagtaacAATTTTGGTTGGTACACATGGAGATTTGTTGACTAAAGCACAGCAAAACGACGTCATTgaagatgtaaaaaaacaattGGCAGAGTACAAGGACACGAGAGCTAGATCGATAAATGAAAGGATACAAGCTTTCAGAAAACCAGGAATGAAACTCTCAAAAGCTCTTTCTGAACATTTAGTCGTTCTTTCAAAATTGCAATATTCATTTGATCATTTAAGAGTCCCAAACACCATCATAATGACGAGTTCGAAGCAATTTGTCGGATTTGATTTATTGCGACAAGAAATAGAAAAGCTAGCAAGATCTGACAACTTTCCAAACGTCATGCAAGAGATAAAAACGTTCTGGGTAGATGCCGAGGATTACATCGAAGAAAAAGGTGTTACTATGGTACAACCAGTGATGACTTTTGAAGAGTTCCGAAATGAAGTTGATGAAAAATTCGGAATGCGAAGAATGATAAATGCTATGACAGAATATCTGCACGAAAAGGGAAAGGTTCTAAATTTCTCTCAAACACCTTCCTTGAAAGAATATGTATTTGTGAGACCGTTGTGGTTATTCGAATTACTTAGACAAATATATCATCACGATATATCAAATGTGTTATCATACGAGAAGACAAACTCTTTCAAAGCTGTTGGAATGAGCACTAACAGGTTTGAAAGAACAAAAAGTGAGTTGCTCTCTGAAGGAGTAATAGATCGTGAGTTACTCCAAGGAATGATTGGCGATTTAGTTCCAACAGATATGAATGATATATTTGATGACGTTATCAAAATTCTTCTTGAAGGATTTTGTATCGGATACCCAGTTGCCAAGCTTAAAGAAAGTTCTCAGGGCACAGCAAAATATAATCATCATGTTAAGCAAGATGACAAAGGGAAaatgaaaatacagaaaattcTCATTCCATGGCTACGCAAAATTGGTGAACCAGAAGATATGAAAGAGAAATGGCAAAGATTGTCAGAAAGAAAGAATATTCGTATTTTATGCAAATTTCCAATTTACTTTCCTCCAGGTTTTTTCGAAACATTATGCATTCGAATTCACCAAAAGAAAACAAGAACAGACTATCCggacaaaattaagaaaatggaTTCTCAGGAAAAAGTTAAGATGAATTTCATGGCGCATTGGGGAGGAGGGATACATGCAAGGAATGATGAACATAAAGTTCATATAAAGATTCATTACGTACCTGGTGGAGATAATGTTGGTACTGATTTATTGTTTGAATTACGAGCAGACATCATTGACATTGATAAGGAGGATGAAGCGGCACCTGGTACAATGTGGAACCTTGTTTATCCTTTATTGTTTGAGTTTGAAGAAACTATAAAGAGTTATGAAGGTA gtattttggtAGAAAGGAGAGTTTGTTGCCCTCTTTGTAATAGCCCATCCTTTGTTGGTG
- the LOC143068447 gene encoding malignant fibrous histiocytoma-amplified sequence 1 homolog isoform X7 encodes MNRRKPSVQVDKPIPQKKSRKVTIVRELSPLMSHVGFQGGRHLHPDRLPTKQHDATVSLRIFDTKEETIENVQKYSDSLKRLLVSGIHLKTVPESLIDRLTHLEKLDLSNNQLGDGAIPDDMKKLEKLSDLALNNNKLTKVPPAIKRLKYLARLDLSTNGLDSLKGLEKNRRMQILVLDNNKVSNVFPDISHMQRLEVLKCKDNVVKEIECDVRNLRSLRDLDLSGNSIVVLPSDVFFLPKLEYLSASQNKISKVPVFNIKVNNKHEISDIDLSGNKITKFPGHLLRICKRTDLSSNKIKNLNINSLKNLERDPDKDLIIDDNPLVFPPADMQDLRSMMIYMHEERLKMKVYRGVKVVVLGSHQSGKTSLIQSLIDQQGVLSEDVHEAGAGIESYDMSIDYEPEGDEEQGKSLNLCIWDFCGHAFYRYPHYLFFEQPSIAILTFDMKAYSSEEFDDLIASWFDWMMAKTNKIVTILVGTHGDLLTKAQQNDVIEDVKKQLAEYKDTRARSINERIQAFRKPGMKLSKALSEHLVVLSKLQYSFDHLRVPNTIIMTSSKQFVGFDLLRQEIEKLARSDNFPNVMQEIKTFWVDAEDYIEEKGVTMVQPVMTFEEFRNEVDEKFGMRRMINAMTEYLHEKGKVLNFSQTPSLKEYVFVRPLWLFELLRQIYHHDISNVLSYEKTNSFKAVGMSTNRFERTKSELLSEGVIDRELLQGMIGDLVPTDMNDIFDDVIKILLEGFCIGYPVAKLKESSQGTAKYNHHVKQDDKGKMKIQKILIPWLRKIGEPEDMKEKWQRLSERKNIRILCKFPIYFPPGFFETLCIRIHQKKTRTDYPDKIKKMDSQEKVKMNFMAHWGGGIHARNDEHKVHIKIHYVPGGDNVGTDLLFELRADIIDIDKEDEAAPGTMWNLVYPLLFEFEETIKSYEGSILVERRVCCPLCNSPSFVGEWQQPKQLQTELQDNLQRKCEACKEMVETDYLIQPRGQKTVERVLMQLEQMMS; translated from the exons ATGAATAGGCGAAAGCCTTCTGTACAAGTGGACAAGCCCATCCCACAAAAAAAGTCGCGGAAGGTTACAATCGTTAGGGAATTGTCACCTTTAATGTCACACGTCGGTTTCCAAGGAGGACGCCATTTACACCCTGATCGACTTCCTACAAAACAACATGACGCAACTGTATCACTTCGCATATTTGATACGAAAGAAGAAACGAtagaaaatgttcaaaaatattcAGACTCTCTTAAAAGATTACTCGTATCAGGAATTCATCTGAAAACAGTACCGGAGAGTTTGATAGATCGTCTTACTCATTTAGAGAAGTTAGATTTAAGCAATAACCAATTAGGAGATGGTGCTATTCCAGATGATatgaaaaaacttgaaaaactgtCTGATCTAGCCTTAAACAATAATAAGTTGACAAAGGTTCCACCTGCAATTAAACGACTCAAATACCTAGCCAGATTGGATTTAAGTACAAATGGGTTAGACAGTCTAAAAGGTCTTGAAAAGAATAGACGAATGCAAATACTAGTATTAGACAATAACAAAGTATCCAATGTCTTTCCAGATATCAGTCATATGCAAAGGTTAGAGGTTCTAAAATGTAAAGACAATGTGGTCAAAGAGATTGAGTGTGATGTTCGGAACCTCAGGTCGTTGCGAGACCTGGACCTTTCAGGGAATAGTATAGTAGTGCTTCCGTCTGATGTGTTTTTTCTACCCAAACTAGAATATTTAAGTGCTAGTCAAAATAAAATTTCCAAAGTGCCTGTGTTCAATATCAAAGTGAATAACAAACATGAGATCTCTGACATTGATTTGTCTGGtaacaaaatcacaaaatttcCAGGTCATCTTTTACGAATATGCAAAAGGACAGATCTTAgtagcaataaaataaaaaatctaaatatcaaCTCACTTAAAAATTTAGAACGGGACCCGGATAAAGATCTCATTATTGATGACAATCCTCTTGTTTTCCCGCCAGCAGATATGCAAGATCTACGCTCAATGATGATTTATATGCACGAAGAGAGATTGAAAATGAAAGTGTATCGGGGTGTAAAAGTAGTTGTTTTGGGTTCACACCAAAGCGGCAAGACAAGCCTAATTCAGTCTTTGATAGACCAGCAAGGCGTTTTGTCAGAAGATGTACACGAAGCAGGTGCAGGAATAGAATCGTATGATATGAGTATCGACTACGAACCGGAAGGAGACGAAGAACAAGGAAAATCGCTAAATTTATGTATATGGGACTTCTGTGGTCATGCCTTTTACAGATATCCACACTACCTCTTTTTTGAACAACCATCCATTGCAATTTTAACGTTTGATATGAAGGCGTATTCTTCGGAGGAATTCGACGATTTAATTGCTTCTTGGTTTGACTGGATGatggcaaaaacaaacaaaatagtaacAATTTTGGTTGGTACACATGGAGATTTGTTGACTAAAGCACAGCAAAACGACGTCATTgaagatgtaaaaaaacaattGGCAGAGTACAAGGACACGAGAGCTAGATCGATAAATGAAAGGATACAAGCTTTCAGAAAACCAGGAATGAAACTCTCAAAAGCTCTTTCTGAACATTTAGTCGTTCTTTCAAAATTGCAATATTCATTTGATCATTTAAGAGTCCCAAACACCATCATAATGACGAGTTCGAAGCAATTTGTCGGATTTGATTTATTGCGACAAGAAATAGAAAAGCTAGCAAGATCTGACAACTTTCCAAACGTCATGCAAGAGATAAAAACGTTCTGGGTAGATGCCGAGGATTACATCGAAGAAAAAGGTGTTACTATGGTACAACCAGTGATGACTTTTGAAGAGTTCCGAAATGAAGTTGATGAAAAATTCGGAATGCGAAGAATGATAAATGCTATGACAGAATATCTGCACGAAAAGGGAAAGGTTCTAAATTTCTCTCAAACACCTTCCTTGAAAGAATATGTATTTGTGAGACCGTTGTGGTTATTCGAATTACTTAGACAAATATATCATCACGATATATCAAATGTGTTATCATACGAGAAGACAAACTCTTTCAAAGCTGTTGGAATGAGCACTAACAGGTTTGAAAGAACAAAAAGTGAGTTGCTCTCTGAAGGAGTAATAGATCGTGAGTTACTCCAAGGAATGATTGGCGATTTAGTTCCAACAGATATGAATGATATATTTGATGACGTTATCAAAATTCTTCTTGAAGGATTTTGTATCGGATACCCAGTTGCCAAGCTTAAAGAAAGTTCTCAGGGCACAGCAAAATATAATCATCATGTTAAGCAAGATGACAAAGGGAAaatgaaaatacagaaaattcTCATTCCATGGCTACGCAAAATTGGTGAACCAGAAGATATGAAAGAGAAATGGCAAAGATTGTCAGAAAGAAAGAATATTCGTATTTTATGCAAATTTCCAATTTACTTTCCTCCAGGTTTTTTCGAAACATTATGCATTCGAATTCACCAAAAGAAAACAAGAACAGACTATCCggacaaaattaagaaaatggaTTCTCAGGAAAAAGTTAAGATGAATTTCATGGCGCATTGGGGAGGAGGGATACATGCAAGGAATGATGAACATAAAGTTCATATAAAGATTCATTACGTACCTGGTGGAGATAATGTTGGTACTGATTTATTGTTTGAATTACGAGCAGACATCATTGACATTGATAAGGAGGATGAAGCGGCACCTGGTACAATGTGGAACCTTGTTTATCCTTTATTGTTTGAGTTTGAAGAAACTATAAAGAGTTATGAAGGTA gtattttggtAGAAAGGAGAGTTTGTTGCCCTCTTTGTAATAGCCCATCCTTTGTTGGTG